In Ananas comosus cultivar F153 linkage group 10, ASM154086v1, whole genome shotgun sequence, the following proteins share a genomic window:
- the LOC109716822 gene encoding D-amino-acid transaminase, chloroplastic-like, producing MYSSVFGGITLDPALMVIPLDDHMVHRGHGVFDTAMLFNGYLYDLDAHLDRFLASASKAKISSPFTSRTLRNILIQLAAASKCRTGSLRYWLSAGPGDFSLSPKRCSQPTFYAIVISQTFSQHNEGVSIITSTVPIKSPLFATMKSVNYLPNVHSKMEAEERGAFASIWVDEKGCIAEGPNANVAFISKEKELTLPSPERILFGCTVKRLIVLANKLVERGLLRSVVVRDVTVEEAKDSAEMMFVSSLLPILPIIEWDNQPIGDGMVGEITRAISALFWEDIASGPSTRRIRIPYKNL from the exons ATGTATTCGAGTGTTTTCGGTGGAATTACCCTCGATCCGGCTTTAATGGTGATCCCACTGGATGATCACATGGTTCATAGAGGGCATGGTGTTTTTGACACAGCAATGCTCTTTAATGG GTACTTGTACGATTTAGATGCCCATTTAGATCGATTCTTGGCTTCCGCGTCGAAAGCAAAAATCTCTTCCCCTTTCACCAGCAGAACTCTCCGAAACATACTTATCCAGCTTGCAGCTGCATCCAAGTGTAGAACAGGATCACTCAGATACTGGCTAAGTGCAGGCCCAGGAGACTTCTCTTTATCACCTAAAAGATGTTCACAACCCACATTCTACGCAATAGTAATCAGCCAAACCTTCTCACAACACAATGAAGGTGTGAGTATCATAACATCCACAGTACCGATAAAATCTCCTTTATTCGCAACAATGAAGAGTGTGAACTATCTCCCTAATGTCCACTCCAAGATGGAAGCAGAAGAGAGAGGGGCCTTCGCCTCTATTTGGGTTGATGAAAAAGGGTGCATTGCTGAGGGCCCCAATGCAAATGTTGCATTTATAAGCAAGGAGAAAGAGCTCACACTTCCTTCACCTGAAAGAATTCTTTTTGGGTGCACAGTTAAGAGATTGATAGTGTTGGCAAATAAGCTGGTTGAGAGAGGTCTTTTGAGAAGTGTTGTAGTTAGAGATGTAACAGTGGAGGAGGCCAAGGATTCAGCTGAGATGATGTTTGTGAGCAGCTTGCTTCCTATATTGCCTATCATTGAATGGGACAATCAACCAATTGGGGATG GGATGGTAGGTGAAATAACACGTGCGATCTCCGCTCTCTTCTGGGAGGACATTGCTTCAGGACCGTCGACGCGAAGGATCCGCATTCCGTACAAGAATTTGTAG
- the LOC109716688 gene encoding uncharacterized protein LOC109716688, with the protein MLPFSSHARFFSSLKQVEERLASEDSPPNKTPKPEASSSIDPSGSPIFLAYPQSNLRDSDSGSGPARDFLSSSSCSEEKGGEDHADQKEQECDTGDEDDDDEIEHLMNLLDVEVDVEGAGEAAESCGECEFYAKVAGVRGPKCEKERQRLEGWVEHFYRGWRGAGRREPARLAHLLLAKASCSADGCGGIGFPETVEEFLEHDPVLATTVPAGREGE; encoded by the exons atgctccccttctcctcccacgcccgcttcttctcctctctgaAACAG GTTGAAGAAAGATTAGCTTCGGAGGATTCACCTCCAAACAAAACCCCCAAACCAGAAGCCTCTTCTTCAATCGATCCGTCCGGCTCCCCGATCTTCCTCGCCTACCCTCAATCCAATCTCCGCGACAGCGATAGCGGCAGCGGGCCCGCTCGCgacttcctctcctcctcctcctgctccgAGGAGAAGGGAGGAGAAGATCATGCGGATcagaaagaacaagaatgcgACACTggcgacgaagacgacgacgacgagatcGAGCATCTGATGAATCTACTGGACGTAGAGGTGGACGTAGAGGGAGCGGGAGAGGCGGCGGAGAGCTGCGGAGAGTGCGAATTTTACGCGAAGGTGGCCGGGGTGAGGGGGCCCAAGTGCGAGAAGGAGAGGCAGAGGTTGGAGGGGTGGGTTGAGCATTTCTACCGAGGATGGAGGGGCGCGGGGCGGAGGGAGCCGGCCAGGCTGGCGCATCTGCTGCTGGCGAAGGCGTCGTGCTCCGCCGACGGGTGCGGCGGGATCGGGTTcccggagacggtggaggagttCTTGGAGCATGACCCGGTTCTTGCTACTACCGTACCGGCGGGAAGGGAGGGAGAATAA
- the LOC109716451 gene encoding probable folate-biopterin transporter 4 isoform X2, with amino-acid sequence MGIGWAKKMRDAFGASFLWLVSLIYFTQGFRSFVWTAVSYQMKDMLKLSPSASQLLVSVAYFPWSIKPLYGILSDCFPIRRRKRVPYLIVATVLSLIPWLILGLVASLRGSSKFLTTFLTVQNIGSAMADVVIDAMIAEAVRFEHAGLAGDLQSLSWSAMAFGGICGSLLGGYALTNMNINIIFLLFSLLPAMQLLSCAFIGEDPKGLKRALEPNGQNHNQVDNNFASGKSLTEPSKNGGTRRRKSSNKYGKKKTILQQSQIPEMEHSSISASSYISLISAVNRLCFTFRQPIILRPMAWFFFSNVMVPNLSTVLFYYQTEVLQLESSFLGTVRVIGWLSLMFGAYIYNCYLKHKRLRSILMFAHIGLALICFLDVVLVSQVHIQFGIPDKYMVLWGSAFGDAINQFKFMPFLILSGQLCPPGIEGTLFALFMSINNFSSTLGSFFGAALASVLDISSENFDNLLFGIVVQLVATLLPIAFLFLIPKEATGVASS; translated from the exons ATGGGGATCGGATGGGCGAAGAAGATGAGAGACGCCTTTGGGGCGTCCTTCCTATGGCTTGTCTCCTTGATCTACTTCACTCAG GGTTTCAGGTCCTTTGTGTGGACAGCTGTTTCCTACCAGATGAAGGATATGCTTAAACTCTCACCCTCTGCATCACAACTTTTGGTTTCAGTTGCATATTTTCCATGGAGCATCAAACCTTTATATGG aATTTTGTCAGACTGCTTTCCTATTAGACGGAGAAAGCGAGTACCTTACCTGATTGTTGCTACTGTACTCTCTCTTATTCCTTGGCTTATTCTTGGCTTGGTGGCATCTTTAAGGGGATCAAGCAAGTTCCTTACTACTTTCCTGACAGTACAAAACATAGGATCAGCCATGGCAGATGTTGTTATTGACGCAATGATTGCAGAGGCAGTTCGATTTGAGCA TGCAGGTCTTGCTGGTGATCTCCAGTCATTGTCTTGGTCTGCAATGGCCTTTGGAGGGATATGTGGAAGCTTATTGGGGGGATATGCATtaacaaatatgaatataaacataattttccttcttttttctttgcttcCAGCCATGCAACTACTATCATGTGCTTTTATTGGGGAAGACCCCAAAGGACTAAAAAGGGCACTAGAGCCTAATGGACAAAATCATAATCAAGTTGATAATAACTTTGCATCTGGAAAGAGCTTGACTGAACCTTCAAAAAATGGTGGCACTAGAAGGCGAAAGAGCAGTAACAAATATGGTAAAAAGAAAACTATATTGCAGCAATCCCAGATTCCTGAAATGGAGCATAGTTCAATCAGTGCAAGTTCCTACATATCCCTGATATCAGCTGTGAATAGATTGTGCTTTACATTTAGACAGCCTATCATCCTAAG ACCTATGGCCTGGTTTTTCTTTTCGAATGTTATGGTTCCAAATCTCTCGACAGTTTTGTTCTACTATCAAACTGAGGTTCTGCAATTGGAATCATCCTTCTTGGGGACTGTACGTGTCATTGGGTGGTTAAGCCTAATGTTTGGTGCATATATTTACAATTGTTATCTGAAGCATAAGAGACTACGGAGTATTCTTAT GTTTGCACACATTGGGCTTGCCTTAATATGTTTTCTGGATGTTGTATTAGTATCTCAAGTGCATATTCAATTTGGAATACCGGACAAATATATGGTGCTTTGGGGTTCGGCTTTCGGTGATGCGATCAACCAATTCAA ATTTATGCCATTCCTAATTCTATCGGGACAGCTTTGCCCACCTGGGATCGAAGGAACACTTTTTGCGCTCTTCATGTCGATAAACAATTTTAGTTCCACATTGGGCTCGTTCTTCGGAGCTGCATTAGCTTCAGTACTTGATATTTCTTCTGAGAATTTTGATAACCTTCTGTTTGGCATAGTTGTGCAACTAGTAGCCACTCTTTTACCCATTGCATTCTTATTTTTGATTCCAAAGGAAGCTACAGGGGTTGCATCATCCTGA
- the LOC109716451 gene encoding probable folate-biopterin transporter 4 isoform X1, with protein sequence MGIGWAKKMRDAFGASFLWLVSLIYFTQGFRSFVWTAVSYQMKDMLKLSPSASQLLVSVAYFPWSIKPLYGILSDCFPIRRRKRVPYLIVATVLSLIPWLILGLVASLRGSSKFLTTFLTVQNIGSAMADVVIDAMIAEAVRFEHAGLAGDLQSLSWSAMAFGGICGSLLGGYALTNMNINIIFLLFSLLPAMQLLSCAFIGEDPKGLKRALEPNGQNHNQVDNNFASGKSLTEPSKNGGTRRRKSSNKYGKKKTILQQSQIPEMEHSSISASSYISLISAVNRLCFTFRQPIILRPMAWFFFSNVMVPNLSTVLFYYQTEVLQLESSFLGTVRVIGWLSLMFGAYIYNCYLKHKRLRSILMFAHIGLALICFLDVVLVSQVHIQFGIPDKYMVLWGSAFGDAINQFKYLTHQQFMPFLILSGQLCPPGIEGTLFALFMSINNFSSTLGSFFGAALASVLDISSENFDNLLFGIVVQLVATLLPIAFLFLIPKEATGVASS encoded by the exons ATGGGGATCGGATGGGCGAAGAAGATGAGAGACGCCTTTGGGGCGTCCTTCCTATGGCTTGTCTCCTTGATCTACTTCACTCAG GGTTTCAGGTCCTTTGTGTGGACAGCTGTTTCCTACCAGATGAAGGATATGCTTAAACTCTCACCCTCTGCATCACAACTTTTGGTTTCAGTTGCATATTTTCCATGGAGCATCAAACCTTTATATGG aATTTTGTCAGACTGCTTTCCTATTAGACGGAGAAAGCGAGTACCTTACCTGATTGTTGCTACTGTACTCTCTCTTATTCCTTGGCTTATTCTTGGCTTGGTGGCATCTTTAAGGGGATCAAGCAAGTTCCTTACTACTTTCCTGACAGTACAAAACATAGGATCAGCCATGGCAGATGTTGTTATTGACGCAATGATTGCAGAGGCAGTTCGATTTGAGCA TGCAGGTCTTGCTGGTGATCTCCAGTCATTGTCTTGGTCTGCAATGGCCTTTGGAGGGATATGTGGAAGCTTATTGGGGGGATATGCATtaacaaatatgaatataaacataattttccttcttttttctttgcttcCAGCCATGCAACTACTATCATGTGCTTTTATTGGGGAAGACCCCAAAGGACTAAAAAGGGCACTAGAGCCTAATGGACAAAATCATAATCAAGTTGATAATAACTTTGCATCTGGAAAGAGCTTGACTGAACCTTCAAAAAATGGTGGCACTAGAAGGCGAAAGAGCAGTAACAAATATGGTAAAAAGAAAACTATATTGCAGCAATCCCAGATTCCTGAAATGGAGCATAGTTCAATCAGTGCAAGTTCCTACATATCCCTGATATCAGCTGTGAATAGATTGTGCTTTACATTTAGACAGCCTATCATCCTAAG ACCTATGGCCTGGTTTTTCTTTTCGAATGTTATGGTTCCAAATCTCTCGACAGTTTTGTTCTACTATCAAACTGAGGTTCTGCAATTGGAATCATCCTTCTTGGGGACTGTACGTGTCATTGGGTGGTTAAGCCTAATGTTTGGTGCATATATTTACAATTGTTATCTGAAGCATAAGAGACTACGGAGTATTCTTAT GTTTGCACACATTGGGCTTGCCTTAATATGTTTTCTGGATGTTGTATTAGTATCTCAAGTGCATATTCAATTTGGAATACCGGACAAATATATGGTGCTTTGGGGTTCGGCTTTCGGTGATGCGATCAACCAATTCAAGTATCTCACTCATCAACA ATTTATGCCATTCCTAATTCTATCGGGACAGCTTTGCCCACCTGGGATCGAAGGAACACTTTTTGCGCTCTTCATGTCGATAAACAATTTTAGTTCCACATTGGGCTCGTTCTTCGGAGCTGCATTAGCTTCAGTACTTGATATTTCTTCTGAGAATTTTGATAACCTTCTGTTTGGCATAGTTGTGCAACTAGTAGCCACTCTTTTACCCATTGCATTCTTATTTTTGATTCCAAAGGAAGCTACAGGGGTTGCATCATCCTGA